Part of the Leptidea sinapis chromosome 11, ilLepSina1.1, whole genome shotgun sequence genome is shown below.
TTGGGTAAGAATAGGTTCTAATTGTTCTGCATAGTTGCCAATCTGAATTGGATTGTCATTAGAATTTTCCTGATCAATTGATGGTATACATCCAGGATAAGTGTTGTAATTTGGTAACGGAGGTGGCATCTGCTCTTCCTCAGAATGAGTTCTTAAATAGTCTCGTAATGGGGCAGTCTGCTGGGGCTCAACTTGATTGGGTGGCTTAGTTGTAGTTGAGTACTGAGGACTTATCTTTGTTGAGCAGAGAGTCCCACTATGCTCAGGGGTGGTAGGTTCATGTTTCCAGCTCCAAATTTCACCATTAGGAGCAAAAATAGTCCCTTTTTGTAATCTACCCTCCAGTAACTTAGCATTACCCATAACATTGTTGTTAGTGACGGACCACAGATCGGGCATCACTTGAGATCCTAGTGCTTTATTGGCAAATTCAGTAACTTCATCTTTAAATTGTGGATTTTTGTTGTACTCTTCTCTAAACAAACTAATTGGTTGTAAATATACATCATTTGTAACAGGCATATTAAGGTCACTTAAATTCTTTAGTAATTTGTCATAAACAGGTCCATGCTCTACAGCACTTTTGATTCTATCAGATTCAATGCGCATAACATGTAGCTTGTCCTTTACAAGACGGCTTAGTAATGGACTGGACTTATAGTCTGGTAAATTTGCAGCACTGCTCACTATATTACCTTGAGAGTCCAGGACAAGTTTTTTATCTGATGCATTTTTTGGcactatattgtatttaacaccTCTGGAGACATTCGATATTTTCAAAGGCAATGCATAAGACTTAGTGGCAGTATGTACTTTACTGTTCTCAACGGAATATATTTCGCCATTTTGAAGAGGTCCCACGCGGACAACATTTCCCATACCAACCACATGGTCTTTGATACGGGTAATATAttcctgaaaaaaaaacaaaattaatcaacTCCATTCcaaattttaaaactatgtCAAGGGTCGAACACAGAgcttaaattttaatgaaagaaaaactgttataaaattatcttagatcatttgtatatctagatagactatgtcacgtgtgaaaacgtcgaaaaaagttAAGAGTTGAGAACTAACCCCTTGAATAATTCACGCtaactaacacaaagtaacgAAATTTCAAGTGCAAGACATACCTTGTTACGCACactgaactaatattcctgACCTGTTTTTATAGGTTGTCTAACAGAAAGATCTATCTATATCTCTATCTACTCGTATAGGTTATCtaagtaaattatataaaaagaagAGGCTACCGAGTtacttgcgcccattcttctaagGTCTGAGCCATATCTTTACCAATGGAAGGTACAAATGAACATTCAATATGACATttaaacttcaatttttttttaaatatagaattcAGTTAAGGTGGAGTCGTCCGAAAACAACAACCTTTCTAAGGACTTGGGAACTTCGAACTTAGAAATTCGAATCTCACAATACGTCTCTTAGAGATAACCTGCaatacataatatgtctacAGATAATTAGATAAGCCCGAAACCGTACTTACTGTGTGCTCAGATTTCTCCTGATCAGAGGCATGGTGTCGAGCAGCAGGAGCAACGTCGTGTGGCGGAAGTTGAGTTCGCAGTTGGGCTCTGCGTTTCCGGGCCGCGTCCGAACCAGAGACCGGAGCCAACGGCCCCAGGCATGACATGTACTCTGAAAccttatgaaaaaaattagaTAAAAAAGTTTAGAGCAGCCCGTGTATTACAACTGATCATAATTTAATCTTAGGggttcacacacacacacacgccttGTTcacgtcggggtaggcagagacaatagaatgccatttgcttctatccttacaaacgtcacgcgcttcctctacattcattactcttttcatacatactcgccggttgcgggtgcttcgtaCCTCTCCTTTTcacaaaacgtccccaatttggtcgacgaatgttctacttgcccacacacacttgccttatatatttgatgcgtcatctttcttcactcattcgctccacgtgtccaaaccatttcagcattcctttttcagtcctagGGGTTCAGATCTGGGCTAAACGAGTGCCAGTCTACAGCTTTTAATAagagctaaaataataataagagccCCTTTATAAAGGCAAGACTGTTGACTTACTGACAAGCTAGGGTAGTTCGTGCCTTAtcaccaatttaaaaaaatacgagatgcactccgggagtgccgacaGAAGTAGttattttggcgcgttagaCATTTTTTAGATGGGTACTAGGGTTATTGGGTTGTgaattgcattttatttaatgattattag
Proteins encoded:
- the LOC126966842 gene encoding testin translates to MSESCVETPEAPAWLSKLESQREKLSKARLGHDSGAGAPCNSCGSSCPGLDLHFWRKVCRACHCSKDVHDVQDDDLSGWAQFELLGTANPKKASLPLIKIRGVTDKPVKLDWVPPNASTELVSEYMSCLGPLAPVSGSDAARKRRAQLRTQLPPHDVAPAARHHASDQEKSEHTEYITRIKDHVVGMGNVVRVGPLQNGEIYSVENSKVHTATKSYALPLKISNVSRGVKYNIVPKNASDKKLVLDSQGNIVSSAANLPDYKSSPLLSRLVKDKLHVMRIESDRIKSAVEHGPVYDKLLKNLSDLNMPVTNDVYLQPISLFREEYNKNPQFKDEVTEFANKALGSQVMPDLWSVTNNNVMGNAKLLEGRLQKGTIFAPNGEIWSWKHEPTTPEHSGTLCSTKISPQYSTTTKPPNQVEPQQTAPLRDYLRTHSEEEQMPPPLPNYNTYPGCIPSIDQENSNDNPIQIGNYAEQLEPILTQFADLSLSPAEIEFNRKLYNEGVPCQRCEKPMFAGEVAVKAERAGQEAIWHPQCFTCCKCGELLADLVYFYYKGEIYCARDLANVLEIPRCAGCDELIFTRPYTAAEGRAFHVQHFCCYHCDAPLGGKKYVPDDKTGLPICLSCYDQFYAERCRACGGVIGPEQQGVSWGNMHWHANCFICSGRMCGKSLLSGRFVVKQEMPFCSVPCVQSRIK